A portion of the Adhaeribacter radiodurans genome contains these proteins:
- a CDS encoding chloride channel protein produces the protein MERNIFNKGIPISVSLTPTLEAENFRPQISPNKKRLLLMAALAVLVGVCISFIAKLLVYLIDLVTNIAFYGNVSVEPTSPAYHSLGPFVIVVPAIGGIIIGLMALYGSKAIRGHGIPEAMEQVLTNQSKIKPSITYLKPISSAISIGTGGPFGAEGPIIATGGALGSTLGQLLNITHIERKILLAAGATAGMSAIFGSPIAAIFLAIELLLFEFSPRSIIPVALACITGAAGHHYLFETGPVFPIERIIGVPSNTALAGYSVIGILVGIISVLVTKAVYWIEDTFEKLPIHWMWWPALGGLVVGVVGYFAPRTLGVGYENITDILSGTMPLQIVVSLCFLKFISWSIALGSGTSGGTLAPLLTIGAATGALLGGLINYLFPGAGITLTLAALVGMSAMFAGASRALLTSIIFAIETTAQSNALLPLLASCTASYFISFFLMENTIMTEKIARRGVKTPHSYEPDILEKTNIGQVIQENGLALSAENQIGEVREWLEKEQEDTSNYFVIVNQDQSFKGIISSSNLFSNHHQPDTLVGTLIKRKPASISIASSLRTAVEIMAKENVDVLPVVSKENTLIGVLTYKDIIAAYKKNIEEHEKQVPNLSLKKYRLRILQHGQKLITTGKKNNK, from the coding sequence ATGGAAAGAAATATTTTTAATAAAGGAATTCCTATTTCAGTTTCTTTAACTCCCACCTTAGAGGCAGAGAACTTTCGGCCCCAAATTTCACCCAATAAAAAAAGGCTCTTACTTATGGCCGCCTTGGCTGTTTTAGTAGGAGTGTGTATCAGCTTTATTGCTAAATTATTAGTTTATTTAATCGACCTGGTTACCAATATTGCCTTTTATGGAAACGTATCAGTAGAGCCCACTAGTCCGGCATATCACTCCTTAGGCCCGTTTGTGATAGTGGTGCCCGCTATTGGCGGAATAATTATTGGTTTAATGGCTTTGTACGGTTCCAAAGCCATTCGGGGGCATGGTATACCGGAGGCGATGGAACAGGTTTTAACTAATCAAAGTAAAATAAAACCTTCTATTACTTATCTTAAACCTATTTCTTCGGCTATTTCCATTGGCACAGGAGGACCTTTTGGAGCAGAAGGACCCATTATTGCCACAGGTGGGGCATTAGGTTCCACGTTGGGGCAATTGTTAAATATTACCCACATTGAACGTAAAATATTACTCGCCGCCGGAGCCACTGCCGGTATGTCGGCCATATTCGGCAGCCCTATTGCCGCTATTTTCCTGGCCATTGAGTTGTTATTATTTGAATTTTCGCCCCGTTCTATTATTCCGGTAGCTTTGGCTTGTATTACCGGAGCCGCCGGACACCATTATTTATTTGAAACTGGGCCAGTTTTCCCTATAGAAAGAATTATTGGCGTTCCTTCTAACACCGCCTTAGCAGGCTACAGCGTTATCGGAATTTTAGTAGGAATAATATCGGTGCTGGTAACCAAGGCCGTTTATTGGATTGAAGATACTTTTGAAAAGCTGCCGATTCATTGGATGTGGTGGCCCGCTTTGGGTGGATTAGTAGTAGGAGTGGTGGGTTATTTTGCTCCGCGTACCTTGGGCGTAGGCTATGAAAATATTACCGATATTCTCTCAGGTACGATGCCCTTACAAATAGTGGTATCGTTGTGTTTTTTAAAATTCATTTCCTGGTCTATTGCTTTGGGTAGCGGAACGTCTGGTGGTACCCTGGCTCCTTTGTTAACGATTGGAGCAGCTACGGGGGCTTTATTAGGCGGACTGATTAACTATTTATTTCCAGGTGCGGGTATTACGCTTACTTTGGCGGCTTTGGTAGGCATGTCGGCCATGTTTGCGGGGGCTTCCCGGGCGCTACTTACCTCTATTATTTTTGCCATTGAAACCACGGCACAATCGAATGCCTTGTTGCCGCTATTAGCTTCCTGTACCGCCTCGTATTTTATTTCTTTCTTTCTGATGGAAAATACCATTATGACCGAAAAAATTGCCCGTCGGGGGGTAAAAACACCGCATTCTTATGAACCGGATATTTTGGAAAAAACAAACATCGGCCAGGTAATTCAGGAGAACGGACTCGCTCTAAGTGCGGAAAATCAGATTGGCGAAGTCCGGGAATGGCTGGAAAAGGAACAAGAAGATACCAGCAACTATTTTGTTATTGTAAATCAGGACCAAAGCTTTAAGGGTATAATCAGTTCCTCCAATCTATTTAGTAATCATCATCAACCGGATACTTTAGTAGGAACACTCATTAAACGAAAACCCGCTTCTATTTCTATTGCTAGCAGCCTGCGCACTGCAGTAGAAATAATGGCGAAAGAAAATGTAGATGTTTTACCCGTAGTATCAAAAGAAAATACTTTGATCGGCGTGCTCACTTATAAAGATATAATTGCGGCCTATAAAAAGAACATAGAAGAGCACGAAAAACAAGTTCCTAATCTCTCCCTGAAAAAGTACCGGCTGCGGATATTACAACACGGACAAAAATTAATAACAACGGGAAAAAAGAATAATAAATAA
- a CDS encoding sensor histidine kinase, whose protein sequence is MKKNIIKIKIENELDVVLAYKRSLQLAGFCGIAMASQTKFATAVSEICRNVLEHVGHGQIQFNITELKGILYLEALISDRGRGINNLEELLNKHYRPLTSKGWGIYNSKKLVEQLFIESDSEKGTQVMLHKAIPHNHPPINNAIIQGWNQHFASEANISPYVEIKNQNMQLLELLDQIRLKNLEVEHQLDEIKNLNTQLQASNHEITSLLQERNVANAQLTAINQELDKFAYIISHDLKAPLFNIISLSAVLQESMLENTSGEINKVARMVQEQAESMEKFISDVLEYSSTGRNSISKSTVDLKVLLPKVIRFLNVPAHINIEVAPNLPVLFTEEIYLQQIFTNLLSNAIKYNDKPDGLIQITYNPGESFIQLAVTDNGQGIPLEDQQLIFEPYKTGSRHRNTSTGLGLSIVKKIVQLKNTDIWVESTGTNGTTVFFNWPVEELVES, encoded by the coding sequence ATGAAAAAGAATATTATTAAAATTAAAATAGAAAACGAGCTGGATGTAGTGCTCGCGTACAAACGTTCTTTACAGCTAGCCGGATTTTGTGGTATTGCCATGGCGAGCCAAACTAAATTTGCTACCGCTGTATCGGAAATTTGCCGCAATGTATTAGAACATGTAGGCCACGGTCAGATACAATTTAATATTACTGAACTTAAAGGTATATTATACCTGGAAGCCTTAATCAGCGACAGGGGTCGGGGTATTAATAATTTAGAAGAACTACTAAACAAGCACTACCGGCCCCTAACCTCCAAGGGATGGGGTATTTATAACTCTAAAAAACTGGTTGAGCAACTTTTTATCGAAAGTGATAGTGAAAAAGGAACCCAGGTAATGCTCCACAAGGCAATTCCGCATAACCATCCTCCTATCAATAACGCTATTATTCAAGGCTGGAACCAGCATTTTGCCAGTGAGGCAAATATTTCTCCTTACGTGGAGATAAAAAACCAAAACATGCAACTGCTGGAATTACTCGATCAGATACGATTGAAGAATCTGGAGGTGGAACACCAGCTGGACGAAATAAAAAATTTAAATACGCAATTGCAGGCCTCCAACCACGAAATTACCAGTTTACTGCAGGAACGAAATGTAGCCAATGCCCAACTAACTGCCATAAATCAGGAGCTCGACAAGTTTGCTTATATAATCTCCCACGATCTAAAAGCTCCTTTATTCAATATTATTTCGCTTTCGGCTGTTTTACAGGAAAGTATGTTAGAGAATACTTCCGGAGAAATAAATAAGGTTGCCCGAATGGTACAAGAGCAAGCAGAGTCAATGGAAAAATTTATTTCCGACGTTTTAGAGTATTCCAGTACAGGCCGGAATTCTATTTCAAAAAGTACCGTAGATTTAAAGGTGCTATTACCAAAAGTAATCCGGTTCTTAAATGTTCCAGCGCACATTAACATTGAAGTAGCCCCTAACTTACCCGTATTATTTACCGAAGAAATTTATTTGCAACAAATATTTACTAATTTATTAAGCAATGCTATAAAATACAATGACAAACCAGACGGTTTAATCCAGATTACTTATAATCCGGGAGAGTCCTTTATCCAATTAGCAGTAACAGATAACGGACAAGGTATCCCGCTAGAGGATCAACAGCTAATATTTGAACCGTATAAAACAGGAAGCCGGCACCGAAATACCAGTACAGGTCTAGGTTTATCGATTGTTAAAAAGATTGTTCAGTTAAAAAACACGGATATTTGGGTAGAGTCTACAGGCACCAATGGAACAACGGTGTTTTTTAATTGGCCTGTAGAAGAACTGGTGGAAAGCTAA
- a CDS encoding SpoIIE family protein phosphatase, with the protein MDYKLHVRFELQDRSFLNIVKRDITKLAESFGFSETETGKLNILVAEMASNLIKHTPKGGEILVKPIGGEERITGIEILSLDTGPGMTDPKRMMEDGISTYGSKGEGLGAIKRIADEFDLYSRRDSGTVLLARLFKKGYKPKASQRSRFDLNAVKVAKPGETFCGDGWSMVQQPETCRILIVDGLGHGENAHLAASAAVTSFQKQSYTSPASQLREVHQDLLRTRGGVMNIATIDLKNNTLTYCGIGNISGRILATEGSRNIISYNGIVGHNLPNTINDHQLPWNNTNILILHSDGLKTRWDLNKHPDLLSHDTSLIAAVLYKECNRKTDDTLVLVARTRP; encoded by the coding sequence ATGGATTATAAACTGCACGTGCGGTTTGAGCTTCAGGACCGGAGCTTTTTAAATATCGTTAAACGGGATATTACTAAATTAGCAGAAAGCTTTGGGTTCTCGGAAACTGAAACAGGTAAACTTAATATTTTGGTGGCAGAAATGGCCAGCAATTTAATTAAGCATACCCCCAAAGGGGGAGAGATTCTGGTTAAACCTATTGGCGGAGAAGAGCGGATTACGGGTATCGAGATTCTTAGTCTGGACACAGGTCCGGGTATGACAGATCCTAAACGCATGATGGAAGATGGTATTTCTACGTACGGGTCTAAAGGAGAAGGATTAGGTGCCATTAAACGGATAGCCGATGAATTTGATCTTTATTCTCGTCGCGATTCAGGCACCGTATTGTTAGCCCGATTATTTAAAAAAGGCTACAAGCCGAAAGCAAGCCAGCGTAGCCGGTTTGACCTGAATGCGGTGAAGGTAGCAAAACCCGGAGAAACGTTTTGCGGCGACGGGTGGAGTATGGTACAACAGCCGGAGACTTGCCGTATTTTAATCGTTGATGGTTTAGGCCACGGAGAAAATGCGCACCTAGCTGCGAGCGCGGCAGTTACCTCTTTTCAAAAACAATCCTATACTTCGCCAGCCAGCCAACTACGGGAAGTGCATCAGGACCTTCTGCGAACAAGAGGAGGTGTCATGAATATTGCCACCATAGATTTAAAAAATAATACGCTTACTTACTGTGGTATTGGAAATATTTCGGGTCGTATTTTAGCCACGGAGGGTTCCCGGAATATTATTTCGTATAACGGAATTGTAGGGCACAACTTACCTAATACCATTAATGACCACCAGCTACCCTGGAACAATACGAACATTTTGATTCTTCACTCCGATGGTTTGAAAACCCGTTGGGACCTAAACAAGCACCCGGATTTACTTAGCCATGATACCAGCCTGATAGCCGCTGTATTATACAAAGAATGTAACCGGAAAACGGATGATACTTTAGTTTTAGTGGCTAGAACACGCCCTTAA
- a CDS encoding anti-sigma regulatory factor, with product MMTLSKENFEIKREPDVILYRNRAKELAAKIGMSLVGQTKLITAASELVRNMLRYAEGGTGIIEVVVRNNIKGIRLTFADKGPGIKDLKLAMQDGFSTGRSLGLGLPGAKRLSNEFDIKSEPGKGTTVTIIRWKNGL from the coding sequence ATGATGACATTATCTAAGGAAAACTTCGAGATAAAACGAGAGCCGGATGTAATATTATACCGAAACCGGGCAAAAGAATTAGCGGCTAAAATTGGCATGAGCCTGGTAGGGCAAACCAAACTTATTACGGCAGCCAGTGAGTTGGTCCGAAACATGCTCCGTTATGCGGAGGGAGGAACAGGTATCATAGAAGTAGTAGTCAGAAATAATATAAAAGGTATTCGATTAACCTTTGCCGATAAAGGCCCAGGGATTAAAGACTTGAAGTTAGCGATGCAAGATGGCTTTTCGACGGGGCGTAGTTTAGGTTTAGGATTACCCGGAGCCAAACGCTTATCTAACGAATTTGATATAAAAAGTGAACCTGGTAAAGGAACAACGGTAACGATTATACGCTGGAAGAATGGATTATAA
- a CDS encoding STAS domain-containing protein — MDRIPILKMGEFLLVTIQVDLYDRLALTLESDLMNMVSRTEAKGVLIDISSVSIVDSFMGRILGNIASMSKIMDAETVVVGMQPAVAITLVELGLTLSGVHTALDVEMGMELLRNKIGPKPNEEEDLYDDII; from the coding sequence ATGGATAGAATACCTATTTTAAAAATGGGCGAGTTTTTACTCGTTACCATTCAAGTAGATTTGTACGACCGGCTGGCATTGACCCTGGAAAGTGACTTGATGAATATGGTGAGCCGGACGGAAGCTAAGGGTGTTTTAATTGATATTTCTTCGGTTAGTATTGTGGATTCTTTTATGGGCCGCATACTGGGTAATATTGCTTCTATGTCGAAAATAATGGATGCAGAAACCGTAGTAGTGGGGATGCAACCAGCCGTAGCCATCACTCTGGTGGAATTAGGCTTAACTTTATCGGGGGTACATACTGCCCTGGATGTAGAGATGGGGATGGAACTTCTTCGAAATAAAATTGGGCCAAAACCAAACGAAGAGGAAGATCTCTATGATGACATTATCTAA
- a CDS encoding STAS domain-containing protein has product MQSQTTSYLKKNKKRILESWMSNQLTDATLREDLISNEELHTQSEDLLNAFTKALSSGNFDMESEAYQPVVDILSDISITRARQGFSPRETSLFVLSLKRALQQILHDELKNNIPLLYQEVLELNSILDSLSIVTTETFIKGREEIILRQTDEISEISTPVIRVWEGILALPIIGTLDSARTQVVMENLLEKIVETGSRIAILDISGVPAVDSLVAQHLIKTVSATRLMGAECIISGIRAEIAQTIVHLGIDLSNIYTKASLASALKLAFNMLNIEVRRGEKKSMGY; this is encoded by the coding sequence ATGCAGTCCCAAACTACTTCTTACCTGAAGAAAAATAAAAAGCGTATTCTGGAGTCTTGGATGAGTAACCAGTTAACCGATGCTACCCTTCGGGAAGACTTAATCTCTAATGAAGAGCTACATACGCAATCAGAAGATTTATTAAATGCTTTTACCAAAGCGTTAAGCAGCGGTAATTTTGATATGGAGTCGGAGGCTTATCAACCCGTAGTGGATATATTAAGTGATATTTCTATCACCCGGGCACGCCAGGGTTTTTCTCCCCGCGAAACCAGTTTATTTGTACTTAGCTTAAAAAGGGCTCTACAGCAAATTTTACATGATGAATTAAAAAACAACATTCCGTTACTTTACCAGGAGGTTTTAGAGTTAAACTCGATTCTGGATAGTTTAAGTATTGTAACCACCGAAACTTTTATTAAAGGTAGAGAAGAAATTATTTTACGGCAAACCGATGAAATCAGTGAAATTTCTACCCCTGTGATCCGGGTATGGGAGGGCATTTTAGCCTTACCTATTATTGGTACCCTGGATAGTGCCCGTACCCAGGTAGTAATGGAAAATTTACTGGAAAAAATTGTTGAAACCGGTAGTCGGATTGCAATTCTGGATATTTCGGGAGTACCCGCGGTGGACTCCTTAGTAGCCCAGCATTTAATTAAAACGGTAAGTGCCACCCGCTTAATGGGTGCCGAATGTATCATTAGCGGTATTCGGGCCGAAATCGCGCAAACTATCGTGCATTTAGGCATCGATTTATCTAATATTTACACCAAAGCTTCTCTGGCTAGTGCCTTAAAATTAGCTTTTAATATGCTCAACATCGAAGTGCGCCGTGGTGAGAAAAAATCAATGGGGTATTAA
- a CDS encoding IS1182 family transposase, which translates to MQGKKVVEDEKVLLFSLSAHVPEHNFYRQLKQQLNLDFLYELTQPYYGRCGQQSIDPVVFLKLCLVGYLENITSDRKLIEHCSLRLDLLYFLDYQLDEPLPWHSTVSRTRQLYPEALFESLFDQVFRLCVEKGMVAGHQHAIDSAPIKANASMDSLLLKQPTETLEMHLVVNAPTTNGPSQNTTRKPEQFVSAPEHQLRKLEKHQDHLRETPKGLGGHHEKARLVSNKTHYSPADPDARISVKPGKARQLNYHCSLAVDTATGVISHVQADFADGRDSQYLPAITCRLQRRLLDNDLHLAELLADGGYSNGSNYAFLEQRKITGWIPVFGQYKPEIAGFPYDQQADHFTCLAGKVLAFKTYDTNAEGGLLKIYRATYQDCKQCSLKPTCVPKSQCRQITRTAYDPEYRRALARQQSRKGKRMKRLRHSTVEPVFGSLIQHYGLRKIGVRGKAGAHKVMLLAACAFNLKKYLKFKPVKVVSQAIALQKEQESAFIRYSFALTKQFST; encoded by the coding sequence ATGCAGGGCAAGAAGGTCGTGGAAGATGAGAAGGTGCTGCTCTTCTCGCTCTCGGCACACGTACCGGAACACAACTTTTATCGCCAGTTGAAGCAGCAGCTTAATCTAGATTTTCTCTACGAGCTTACCCAACCTTACTACGGACGATGTGGTCAGCAGTCAATTGATCCGGTTGTTTTCCTTAAACTCTGCTTGGTGGGCTACTTGGAGAACATCACTAGTGATAGGAAACTTATAGAACATTGTAGCCTTAGACTAGATCTGCTTTACTTTTTAGACTACCAGTTAGATGAGCCCTTACCCTGGCATTCCACGGTGAGTCGTACCCGCCAGCTTTACCCCGAGGCCTTGTTCGAATCGTTGTTTGATCAAGTTTTCCGTTTATGTGTCGAGAAAGGCATGGTTGCTGGTCATCAGCATGCTATCGATTCCGCACCTATTAAGGCGAATGCTTCCATGGACAGCTTGCTTTTAAAACAACCCACTGAAACGTTAGAAATGCACCTGGTAGTAAATGCCCCTACTACCAATGGACCAAGCCAAAATACCACCAGGAAGCCCGAGCAATTTGTTTCGGCACCCGAGCATCAGTTAAGAAAGTTAGAAAAGCACCAGGATCATCTAAGAGAAACTCCTAAAGGCTTAGGGGGCCATCACGAGAAAGCACGCCTGGTCAGTAATAAGACGCACTACAGCCCAGCGGATCCGGATGCCCGTATATCGGTCAAACCAGGCAAAGCCCGACAACTCAATTATCATTGTAGTCTGGCGGTGGATACGGCCACAGGCGTCATCAGTCACGTGCAAGCGGACTTTGCGGATGGCCGGGACAGCCAATATCTGCCCGCTATTACCTGTAGATTGCAACGACGGCTATTAGATAATGATCTGCATTTAGCAGAACTACTAGCCGATGGTGGTTATTCTAACGGAAGTAACTATGCCTTCTTAGAGCAAAGAAAGATAACGGGCTGGATACCTGTATTTGGTCAGTACAAACCGGAGATAGCAGGTTTTCCCTACGACCAACAAGCAGACCATTTCACCTGTCTGGCCGGGAAGGTACTCGCCTTTAAGACCTATGACACCAATGCGGAGGGAGGGTTACTAAAAATCTACCGGGCTACTTACCAGGACTGTAAACAGTGTTCTTTAAAACCAACGTGTGTTCCCAAAAGCCAATGTCGGCAAATCACGCGAACCGCTTACGATCCGGAGTATCGGCGGGCTCTGGCCAGGCAACAAAGTAGAAAAGGCAAACGCATGAAGCGGCTCCGACACAGCACGGTAGAGCCGGTTTTTGGCAGTTTGATTCAGCACTATGGGCTCCGGAAAATAGGGGTGCGCGGGAAAGCTGGGGCTCACAAAGTGATGCTGCTGGCTGCTTGTGCTTTTAACTTAAAAAAATATCTGAAGTTTAAGCCGGTGAAAGTGGTAAGCCAAGCCATTGCGCTCCAAAAAGAGCAAGAATCTGCTTTTATCCGCTATTCTTTTGCTCTTACTAAGCAGTTTTCAACTTAG
- a CDS encoding SDR family NAD(P)-dependent oxidoreductase, whose protein sequence is MKALLEINNYQGQLQKPINSGFNASSTASDVIKSIDLTGKIAIVTGGNAGIGLETTKVLAAAGATVIVPARDTEKAKKNLEGIANVELAAMDLSDLASIDAFAEEFLASGRPLHLLINNAGIMWVPLRRNNRGIESQLATNYLGQFQLVARLWPALKQANGARVVNVSSQGHQFADFNFEDPNFLHREYETLQAYGQSKTANNLFALELDNRSKAYHVRAYSLHPGSIHGTELGREAPLELFQQMGFCDAEGNILLEVVASLKTIPQGAATTVWCATNPLLNNIGGIYCEDVEVALLATGVPGTSGVQPYSLDEANAKRLWTLSEEMTGITFQVD, encoded by the coding sequence ATGAAAGCTTTATTAGAAATCAACAACTACCAAGGACAACTGCAAAAACCAATTAACTCGGGATTTAACGCCTCCTCCACAGCTAGTGATGTAATCAAAAGCATTGATCTCACTGGCAAAATCGCCATTGTAACCGGGGGGAATGCCGGCATTGGCCTGGAAACTACCAAAGTACTGGCTGCTGCCGGAGCCACCGTCATTGTACCGGCACGTGATACCGAAAAAGCAAAGAAAAATCTGGAGGGCATTGCTAATGTAGAATTAGCAGCAATGGATCTAAGCGACTTGGCCTCCATTGATGCGTTTGCAGAAGAGTTTCTGGCCTCAGGCAGACCACTTCATTTGCTCATTAACAATGCCGGGATTATGTGGGTGCCGTTGCGCCGGAATAATCGGGGTATTGAATCTCAATTGGCCACTAACTACCTGGGGCAATTTCAACTGGTTGCCCGGTTGTGGCCCGCCCTTAAACAAGCTAATGGGGCGCGAGTAGTTAATGTATCTTCTCAGGGACATCAGTTTGCCGATTTCAATTTTGAGGATCCTAATTTTCTTCACCGGGAGTACGAAACATTACAAGCCTACGGGCAATCAAAAACCGCCAATAATTTATTCGCGCTGGAGCTGGATAACCGAAGCAAAGCATACCATGTAAGAGCTTATTCGTTGCACCCGGGTTCTATTCATGGAACCGAGCTGGGTCGGGAAGCACCCTTGGAGCTGTTTCAGCAAATGGGCTTCTGCGATGCCGAAGGCAATATTTTACTAGAAGTGGTAGCCTCCCTAAAAACCATTCCCCAAGGTGCTGCCACTACGGTTTGGTGTGCTACCAATCCTTTGCTAAACAACATTGGAGGCATTTACTGTGAAGATGTGGAGGTGGCACTGTTGGCTACTGGAGTACCCGGAACAAGCGGTGTACAGCCTTATTCCTTGGATGAAGCTAATGCGAAACGATTGTGGACATTAAGCGAAGAAATGACCGGCATAACATTCCAGGTTGATTGA
- a CDS encoding SDR family NAD(P)-dependent oxidoreductase, with protein sequence MTDFKNKVAVITGGNSGIGYATANQLIKQGAQVIITGRRKDAIQKAALELNAIGFIADQSNVKDIVQLASEIAKQYRKIDLLLINAGITKFSPIEFAEETMFDEVMNVNFKGAYFTLSKFIPLLNENASVVLLSSTSASISPPNASEYAASKAALNAVMKIAAVELASQKVRVNAVSPGPVATEIMEKIGLKQDLEEQLLSTIPLSRMGKPEEVAKLITFLLSEDASFITGAEYLVDGGQSV encoded by the coding sequence GTGACAGATTTTAAAAATAAAGTTGCCGTAATCACCGGTGGTAATAGCGGCATCGGATATGCCACCGCCAACCAGCTTATTAAACAAGGGGCTCAAGTAATTATTACCGGCCGAAGAAAAGATGCTATTCAAAAAGCTGCTCTTGAATTAAATGCCATTGGGTTTATAGCCGATCAATCGAATGTGAAAGATATTGTCCAACTAGCATCCGAAATCGCCAAACAGTATAGAAAAATTGACTTGTTGCTGATAAATGCGGGTATAACAAAATTCTCGCCCATTGAATTTGCCGAAGAAACTATGTTTGACGAGGTAATGAATGTAAATTTCAAGGGCGCCTATTTTACCTTGAGCAAGTTTATTCCTTTATTAAATGAAAATGCCTCCGTGGTATTGCTATCCTCCACATCTGCCTCTATTTCTCCGCCTAATGCCTCCGAATATGCCGCTAGTAAAGCAGCTTTAAATGCTGTTATGAAAATAGCGGCGGTGGAACTGGCTTCCCAAAAAGTAAGAGTAAACGCGGTTAGTCCCGGGCCAGTAGCAACGGAGATAATGGAAAAGATTGGCCTGAAGCAAGACCTGGAGGAGCAGCTATTGAGCACTATTCCCTTATCCCGAATGGGCAAACCGGAGGAAGTAGCTAAACTAATAACCTTCCTGCTAAGCGAAGACGCCTCCTTTATCACGGGAGCAGAATATCTAGTAGACGGTGGTCAATCTGTATAA
- a CDS encoding metallophosphoesterase codes for MLLLLDWYIWQAAKSAFFTNSKPTRAIVFYIYWVISAMLLIGLWVYNFVDPEVLGRGVRTMILSGLFIIYCSKLFSMVFILIDDMFRFLKWAKEKVFLGKKLRKQAFCGTEAAMNDGNITRSEFLIKTALLATSIPAVTLTWGIISGAHDYRKQHVRLVIKNLPKAFEGMTIAQISDIHAGSFFNKVAVKGGVEMLIREKVDMVFFTGDLVNDRAQEVNDYIHIFNKIKAPLGVFSTLGNHDYGAYKG; via the coding sequence ATGTTACTGCTCCTGGATTGGTATATATGGCAGGCGGCGAAATCCGCCTTCTTTACAAATAGCAAACCCACCCGAGCTATTGTTTTTTATATTTATTGGGTTATTTCAGCAATGTTATTGATTGGGTTATGGGTATACAATTTTGTTGATCCAGAGGTGCTGGGTCGGGGTGTCCGGACCATGATCCTGTCAGGCTTGTTTATCATCTATTGTTCGAAATTGTTCTCGATGGTATTTATACTTATTGATGATATGTTCCGGTTTTTAAAATGGGCAAAAGAAAAAGTATTTTTAGGCAAAAAGTTAAGGAAGCAGGCATTTTGTGGTACAGAAGCAGCAATGAATGATGGCAATATTACCCGTTCTGAATTCTTAATAAAAACGGCTTTGCTGGCGACCTCTATTCCGGCAGTAACCCTAACCTGGGGTATTATTTCGGGGGCGCACGATTATCGCAAGCAGCATGTCCGGTTGGTAATCAAGAATCTTCCGAAAGCTTTTGAGGGGATGACTATAGCCCAAATCTCTGACATACATGCTGGTTCTTTTTTTAATAAGGTCGCGGTAAAAGGTGGCGTAGAAATGTTAATCAGAGAAAAAGTGGATATGGTATTTTTTACTGGTGACTTAGTGAATGATCGGGCACAAGAGGTAAACGATTATATACACATCTTTAATAAAATAAAAGCCCCACTTGGTGTATTCAGTACCTTAGGCAATCATGATTATGGAGCTTATAAGGGGTAG